Proteins from a genomic interval of Rosa chinensis cultivar Old Blush chromosome 2, RchiOBHm-V2, whole genome shotgun sequence:
- the LOC121051560 gene encoding uncharacterized protein LOC121051560, whose translation MAKSLALTAITLLVLWLAMSVGTWAEESESWTGWLSKSPGFRHDNEVNQANTASGPSAQGSSQNMDFLLAVQQKLQVAFQAIQQGKKDEGQEMLKVIVTILMREKSLTIEQKEAKLTEFVKNAEKSLNPETQVIAEQFLLGAKVGLKINQPHPGDTASGPSAQGSSQSTDVLLAVQKKLEAAFQAIQQGQQAQGQEMLVDATVALKQEKSLTVEQKSAKLTEFVKNAEKSLNKETQEIAEQFLLGAQVGFKINQQHQANTASSPSAQGSSQNKDFLLAVQQKLQVAFQAIQQGKKDEGQEMLKVIVTILMREKSLTIEQKEAKLTEFVKNAEKSLNPETQVIAEQFLLGAKVGLKINQPHPGDTASGPSAQGSSQSTDVLLAVQQKLEAAFQAIQQGQQAQGQEMLVDATVALKQEKSLTVEQKSAKLTEFVKNAGKSLNKETQEIAEQFLLGAQVGFKINQQHQANTASSPSAQGSSQNTDFLLAVQQKLQVAFQAIQQGKKDEGQEMLKVIVTILMREKSLTIEQKEAKLTEFVKNAEKSLNPETQVIAEQFLLGAKVGLKINQPHPDDTTSDPPAPGSSQSTDVLLAVQQKLEAAFQAIQQGQQAQGQEMLVDATVALKQEKSLTVEQKAAKLTEFVKNVEKSLNKETQEIAKQFLLGAQVGFKINQQHQANTASSPSTQGSSQNTIFLLAVQQKLHVAFQAIQQGKKDEGQEMLKVIVTILMREKSLTIEQKAAKLTEFVKNAEESLNPETQVIAEQFLLGAKVGLKINQPHQDDTTSDPSAPRSSQSTDVLLAAQQKLEAAFQAIQQGQQAKGQEMLVDATVGLKQEKSLTVEQKAAKLTEFVKNAEKSLNKETQEIAEKFLEGAQVGFKINQQHKP comes from the exons ATGGCGAAGAGTTTAGCTCTAACAGCGATCACGTTGCTGGTGTTATGGCTGGCTATGTCGGTTGGGACTTGGGCTGAGGAAAGTGAATCATGGACTGGATGGCTTTCAAA GTCGCCCGGATTCAGGCATGACAATGAAGTAAACCAAGCTAATACTGCTTCTGGTCCATCGGCGCAGGGGAGTTCTCAAAATATGGATTTTTTGCTAGCGGTTCAACAAAAATTACAGGTAGCTTTTCAGGCCATTCAACAAGGAAAAAAAGATGAAGGTCAAGAGATGCTGAAAGTTATTGTCACAATTCTTATGCGGGAAAAATCTTTAACTATAGAACAAAAAGAAGCTAAACTTACTGAGTTcgtgaagaatgctgagaagTCACTCAATCCAGAGACTCAAGTGATTGCTGAACAATTCCTTCTAGGAGCAAAAGTGGGACTAAAGATTAATCAACCACACCCAGGTGATACTGCTTCCGGTCCATCCGCTCAAGGAAGTTCTCAAAGTACGGATGTTTTGCTAGCGGtccaaaaaaaattagaagcaGCTTTTCAGGCCATTCAGCAAGGACAACAAGCTCAAGGTCAAGAGATGCTTGTAGATGCTACCGTTGCTCTTAAACAGGAAAAATCTTTAACTGTCGAACAAAAATCAGCTAAACTTACCGAGTTcgtgaagaatgcagagaagTCACTCAATAAAGAGACTCAAGAGATTGCTGAACAATTCCTTCTCGGCGCACAAGTGGGATTCAAGATTAATCAGCAACACCAAGCTAATACTGCTTCTAGTCCATCCGCTCAGGGGAGTTCTCAAAATAAAGATTTTTTGCTAGCAGTTCAACAAAAATTACAAGTAGCTTTTCAGGCCATTCAACAAGGAAAAAAAGATGAAGGACAAGAGATGCTTAAAGTTATTGTCACAATTCTTATGCGGGAAAAATCTTTAACTATTGAACAAAAAGAAGCTAAACTTACCGAGTTcgtgaagaatgctgagaagTCACTCAATCCAGAGACTCAAGTGATTGCTGAACAATTCCTTCTAGGAGCAAAAGTGGGACTAAAGATTAATCAACCACACCCAGGTGATACTGCTTCTGGTCCATCCGCTCAGGGAAGTTCTCAAAGTACGGATGTTTTGCTAGCGGTCCAACAAAAATTAGAAGCAGCTTTTCAGGCCATTCAGCAAGGACAACAAGCTCAAGGTCAAGAGATGCTTGTAGATGCTACCGTTGCTCTTAAACAGGAAAAATCTTTAACTGTCGAACAAAAATCAGCTAAACTTACTGAGTTCGTGAAGAATGCAGGGAAGTCACTCAATAAAGAGACTCAAGAGATTGCTGAACAATTCCTTCTCGGCGCACAAGTGGGATTCAAGATTAATCAGCAACACCAAGCTAATACTGCTTCTAGTCCATCCGCTCAGGGGAGTTCTCAAAATACGGATTTTTTGCTAGCGGTTCAACAAAAATTACAAGTAGCTTTTCAGGCCATTCAACAAGGAAAAAAAGATGAAGGACAAGAGATGCTTAAAGTTATTGTCACAATTCTTATGCGGGAAAAATCTTTAACTATCGAACAAAAAGAAGCTAAACTTACCGAGTTcgtgaagaatgctgagaagTCACTCAATCCAGAGACTCAAGTGATTGCTGAACAATTCCTTCTAGGAGCAAAAGTGGGACTAAAGATTAATCAGCCACACCCAGATGATACTACTTCTGATCCACCCGCTCCGGGAAGTTCTCAAAGTACAGATGTTTTGCTAGCGGTCCAACAAAAATTAGAAGCAGCTTTTCAGGCCATTCAGCAAGGACAACAAGCTCAAGGTCAAGAGATGCTGGTAGATGCTACCGTTGCTCTTAAACAGGAAAAATCTTTAACTGTCGAACAAAAAGCAGCTAAACTTACTGAGTTTGTGAAGAATGTAGAGAAGTCACTCAATAAAGAGACTCAAGAGATTGCTAAACAATTCCTTCTCGGCGCACAAGTGGGATTCAAGATTAATCAGCAACACCAAGCTAATACTGCTTCTAGTCCATCCACTCAGGGGAGTTCTCAAAATACGATTTTTTTGCTAGCGGTTCAACAAAAATTACATGTAGCTTTTCAGGCCATTCAACAGGGAAAAAAAGATGAAGGACAAGAGATGCTTAAAGTTATTGTCACAATTCTTATGCGGGAAAAATCTTTAACTATCGAACAAAAAGCAGCTAAACTTACCGAATTCGTGAAGAATGCTGAGGAGTCACTCAATCCAGAGACTCAAGTGATTGCTGAACAATTCCTTCTAGGAGCAAAAGTGGGACTAAAGATTAATCAGCCACACCAAGATGATACTACTTCCGATCCATCCGCTCCGCGAAGTTCTCAAAGTACAGATGTTTTGCTAGCGGCCCAACAAAAATTAGAAGCAGCTTTTCAGGCCATTCAGCAAGGACAACAAGCTAAAGGTCAAGAGATGCTCGTAGATGCTACCGTTGGTCTAAAACAGGAAAAATCTTTAACCGTCGAACAAAAAGCAGCTAAACTTACAGAGTTcgtgaagaatgcagagaagTCACTCAATAAAGAAACTCAAGAAATTGCTGAAAAATTTCTTGAAGGCGCACAAGTGGGATTCAAGATTAATCAGCAACACAAACCCTGA